The Heliomicrobium gestii region AGCTGTAGTGTTTGACCACCTTGGCCTTGCCGTCGGCGCTGACGGTCACTTCGGAGGGGAAGCCGTATAAGTAAGGATTGGCTTTTGATTCGACGCCGAAGTAGAGGCGGGCGAACTCGCGGGTGTTATTGCGGTCGAACTCACCCTTGTGGATGCGGTTCGCCTTTTCATCGGCCGGCAGGTTTTCTTCCAGTTCAAACTGGCGGGCGTCGGGCTCATATTCCTCGGAACTGAGGTGGCTGTTCCAGGGCGAGAGGGAGCCGTTGCAGGGCACCCAGATGCCGTCGATGGAAGAGACATCGATCTTATCCGCCTTGGCGACCTTCAGTTCGCCCGTCTTCTTGTCCTGGTCCAGCTTGCTCAGGACCATGGAGGCGGGGATGCGCCGCCAGGCGTCATGGCCGGTGCTGTCGACTGAGGTGTATTCCAGGTGGGTGACCAGGTAGAGGTTTTTGTCAATGGGCTGGAGGAGGCTGTTGGCGTCGGGGCAGTCCGATACGTAGGTGACAGGCAGATCGGTGACGCTTTTATCGGTGATCGGGTTTCCTTTCACATCAAGGGGTGTGCCGGCGGCGATCTTTTTTCCCTTCAGGGAGATCAAGCCGTCGGAGGTCTTGTACAGCTCCTTATAGGAGAGGGGAAAGGTTTTTTTGGCGCCGCCGGCATAGGTGACCTCCACGGAAGCGGTGGAGTAGGGCTTGGCCATCTCTTCGACGGTCGTCGGCGCCGGCATTCCTTTGAACTGAACCGATTGGATGGCCGGTGTTGCCGCAACCGCCGGTGTGACCGCCGGGAGCATTAGCCCTGCCGTCAAGGCCAGGGACAGAAACTTATTGCCCATGCGAATCCTCCTGAACATGATAATAGGAATGAGAATGATGACGAGTAACAGGTTAATTGAACAAAAATCATGTTAAAAAGGAATTATGTGGAGTTTATCTTTCGGTAAAAAGTGAGGAGCGTCCTGGGCGGTCACATTCACGTGCAGTGAACCTCCCAGGGCGCTCCTTTGTCTCTGTCGCCCATCCCTATCCACGGCGAGGGGACGTGGCATGGTGTTGTGCTGTTCGTTGCAATCACATTAAGAGTTTGCTCTCTCATGGGCAAAGCCGGCGGTTAAGCGAGAAGTAGGGTATACTTTAAAGTGAGCAAACGTCTTCGCGATGACATAAGGGGGTTGCCATGAGTACCACTGGATTTACTGCCTCTCCCGCGACCGATTCTCCCGCGACGGAATGGGGAGACCTAGCGGAGCGGATGCGTTTGTTGAGTGAGCGCAGCCAGCGATTCAGTCAACAGATTCCCCAGGTGCAGTCGAACATCCGCAAAGCCCAAGAGAGCATGGCTGTCACTCGCAACGCCTGGGCGGAGATCTGCCGGGAGGTCAGCAGCCAGACGGGGCTCCTGGCCGCGACACTGGTCACGCTCAACGACATCAGCCTCATCGGTTCTCGAACCGACCGGTCCAGCTTCGGACTGGGAGTTGCCCCGGCAATGCGGGGGCGCGTGGTGAACGGGTAACGGTTGGTCAGAGGTCCAATGTTCTATGTTCAATGTCTAACGGTCCGATGTCTGATGTCCGATGTTCAATGTCTTTGCTTCAACGCCATTCGCTTTCACACAGGAAATCAGATGAAGGAATGTCTGCCTTGATACTGTAAGTTGCCGGCCCGTGTCGGCAGCTTTTTTATTGTTCCTGTCGTTGCAATGTGTCGGCTTGCCGCGCCGGCATCGACGGCAGGAGCGTTTGGAGGACCTTCCAGTTGACGAGCAGCACGCCGGAGAGCACCGAGATAAGGCCGATGAAGGTGTAGGCGGTCAGGCTTTCCCCGGCCCACCAAAATCCGACGAACTGGGCGATGATCGGCGAGACATAGGTCCAGGTGGACGGGAAGAGGGGGTTCGTCGCCCGGACAAGCCAGTAATAGGTCCCATGACCGATGAGGGAGCCGAAGACGGTGAGGTAGACCCATGCCCCCAGGATCTCCCTGTTCCACGGTTGCCCCTGGCCGTGCTCAAAGAGGGCCGATAAAAGGAGCAACAGGAGGCCGCCGGCGATCATCTGGGCGGCATTGAACAGGTAGGGATTGACGCCGCTGCTGAGGGCGGCCTTGGAGCGGACGGCCCCCATCGCGTAGGTCCCTTGGGCCAGCAGGATGGCGATGACGGCGATCAGCGCCAGCGTGCCGGTGGTTCCCCCTTGCAGGGTCGGGTAGACGGCGATGCCAACGCCGGCGAGACCGAGAACCAGGCCGAACAGCTTGGCGGGGGTGAAAACGGCGTTGCCGGAACCGGCGCGACCTTTTCGTTGCACCTGTTCGACCAGGCTGACTTTGAGCGGAGCCGTGGCGGCCAGCAGGGCGGCGAGCCCGGAGGTGATGTACTGCTCTCCCCAGTAGAGGGAGGCGAAGAGCATGCCGGTCATGGTGACGCCCACGTAGGTGGCATCCTGCCACTGCTGTCGTGACAGGGTGGCGCCTGCCTTCCAGCGGAAAAAGGCGAAGACGGCGAGGCCGGCCAGGAGGAAGCGCATGCCGGCGAAGAAAAAGGGCTGAACCCCGGCCCCCAGGCCGACTTTGATGGCGAGAAAGGTGGTCCCGAAAATGGCGCACATGAGCGCGTAGGCTCCGAGCATGTTCTCCTCATCCCCTTGCTGTATCGATAACACTTCGGTAAGATAGCCTTATCAAAGCATTGTCTTCCCATAACAGTCAACGGATGAGTAGAACAGTTGGGGGCCTGTCTGATGAAGATTGATCTGGACCGCAGCAAAGAGCCGTCCTTGCGGGAGCAAATCTGCGCCGGGATCGCCGAGCGTATCCGTTCGGGGTTGCTGCAACCGGGGGAGCAACTGCCCTCTGTCCGGCAACTGGCCCAGGACCTCGGGGTGAGCCTGATGACGGCGGTGCAGGCCTATGGGCTGTTGGAAAAACGGGGGCTCGTCGAGTCGGTTCAGGGCAGGGGCACCTTTGTCCGCGAGCGGGCGATAGCGACGGAGGCCTCGGGCGATCCCTTCGGGTGGCAACTGGCGATCGGCGATTACCTCCCCCGGGCGAGTTTTTGGAGCCAGAGCGCCGTCCGCTTGCCGCCGGAGATCCTCGATCTGGCCACCGCCTCGATCCATCACTCCCTGTTGCCGCTGCCCCTTCTGGAGGCCTCTATTCAGAGCGCCCTCAAACAAGCGCCCCAATCGTTGGGGCGGTATGCGCCTTTTCAGGGCGATCCCGAGTTTTTGGCGGTGGTGGCCGGCTACTTGCAGCGGCAGGGGCTTTCTCTCTCGACGCACCAGTTGATCATCACTAACGGCACCCAGCAGGGGATCGATCTCTTCGCGCGCACTTTTTTGGGGCCCAACGATGTGCTGGCGATGGAGGCGCCGGCGTTTTCCGGCGCTATCGACGCCTTCCGGTTGAGTCATGGCCATATCGTGCCGGTGCCTGTCGACCGGGAGGGCATCCGGCTGGAGATCTTGGAAGACCTGTCGTTGCAGATGCGGATCAAAGCCATCTACGTAGTGCCGACTTACCAGAACCCGACGGGCAGCGTCATGTCCCTCCAACGGCGCAAGGCGTTGATCGATTTTGCCGTAGCGGCGGGGGCGCTGATCCTCGAAGATGAGCCCCACCGCGAGTTGACGCTGGCGGACAAAGGAACAGGGCGGTTGCCGCCGCCCTTGAAGGCCCTCGATCCGGACGGCCGGGTGGTCTATCTGAAGGGATTCAGCAAGTTTCTTTTCCCTGGCTTGCGCTTGGGCGTGCTGGCCGCTGACGGCGCTTTGTACCGGCGGCTCCTGGCGGCCAAATCGATCGTCGACCTGGGCTCCCCCTTGTGGCTGCAAAAGGCGCTGGTTCCTTTTTTTCAAAATCCCCAACTTCCCCGGTACATCGACCGGCTCAACAGCATCCTGCTGCAGCGCAGCCGACAGGTGGCCGACACGCTGTCCCGGCGACTCAGCCCGGCCATCCGCTGGCAGCGGCCCCAAGGGGGCATGCACCTGTGGGTGACGCTGCCCCCTTTTTTGGATGCCGACAGCCTGCTTCCCGAGGCGCACCGGCGCGGCATTCACTTTCTGCCGGGTTCCATCTTTTACCCAGGGGAACCGGAGTCCAACCACCTCCGGATCTGTTGGACGAACCTCGCCGACGCGGAGTTGCCGGGGGCGCTGGAGTGTCTCTGCGATGTGCTCAATGAGGCGGTCCGGTGAATGGCGCCTGCGGACCTCCCGTTCAATGAGTGGGTGGGCTTGGCGGGGCGTGTTGTGGCTTGCCACCGACTTTTGGTCCGCGGCCCTGTCCGCCGATGCCGCTACCGCCGGCCGGGGCGGCAGCGAAGTGACGACCGCTGAAGTGGCCCCCGCCTTTTCCGGCGAAGCGACCGCCGCCTCGGGCATAACGACCGCCGCCAGGGCTACTGCCGGGGCCGCCCCCAGCGGCGCCGGTTGTCCGCCCGGCGGCCTTGCTGAGCGTCCCTGCGCCGCTGCTTTTGTCGCGGCGGCCCCCGGCGTCGCCATAAGCGCCGCGGTGGGCGCCGCCCGGCGATTGGCGTTGACCGCCGCGGAAGTCGCCGTCCCGGAAGTTGCCGCCGCCAAAGCGCTGTTTCTGGCGGGGGTAGCCAGTGCCCGCTTTGGATTTGAAGGGCGCTTTGAAGCCCTTGCGGACGCGGAGCGGCGCTTCCGGGGTGAGACGGATCTCGACGTCTTTCGTCGTCTTTGTCATCAGTTTCAAGGCGGCGGCCAGCAGCGTCACAGAATCTTCCCTGTCGAGGAGTTCTTCGGCGCGGCTCCGATAGGCGTCGATCTTGCCCTCTTCGACGACCCGCAGCAGTTTGTCCATGGCCATGCTCTGCAAACCAGCGGCAGCTTCGGTGACGGTGGGGATGGTCATGCGGATCATCTTGCGTTTGGTCACCGATTCGATGGTCCGCAGGTGGTCCATCTCGCGGGGGGTGACGAAGGTGAGCGCCAGGCCCGCTTTGCCGGCCCGGCCGGTGCGGCCGATGCGGTGGACATACCCCTCGGGATCTTGGGGAATGTCAAAGTTGTAGACATGGGTGACGCCGCTGATATCGAGGCCGCGGGCGGCGACGCCGGTGGCGACAAGGATGTCGACGACGCCGGAGCGGAACTGGCGGAGGACGCTCTCCCGCTTGCCCTGGGTCAGATCGCCGTGGATCCCTTCGGCCGGGTAGCCTCGTTTTTTCAGGGCTTCTGTCAGTTCGTCGACGCGCCGTTTCGTGCGGCCAAAGATGATGGCCAGTTCGGGCGACTGGATGTCCAAAAGGCGGCTCAGGACGTCGAACTTTTCCCGCTCCTGCAGTTCGATGTAGGATTGTTCGATGAGTGGGACGGTGACTTCTTTGGTCTGGGTGCGGATGACCTGCGGGTGTTTCAGGTATCGTTCCGCCAGGGACTGGATCGGCCGGGGCATGGTGGCCGAGAAGAGAAGGGTCTGCCGCGTGTCGGGCGTTTCCTTCAGGATCGTTTCAATGTCTTCCATGAATCCCATGTCCAGCATCTCGTCGGCCTCATCGAGAACGACCATGGCGATCTCAGCGAGTCGCACCGTTTTGCGGCGCATGTGGTCCATCAGCCGGCCCGGTGTGGCGACGACGATAGGCGGGTGTTTTTTCAAGGCTCGGATCTGGCGGACCATGTCCTGGCCGCCGTAGATGGGCAGCGCCGTGACACCGGCCTTGTGGCCGATCCGGTTCAGTTCTTCGGCGACCTGGATGCAGAGTTCGCGCGTCGGTGTCAGGACGAGGGCCTGCAAGCGGTCCGGCTCATTCTTGACGTTCTCGATGAGGGGGATGCCGAAGGCGGCTGTCTTTCCCGTCCCCGTTTGGGCCTGCCCGATCAGATCGGTCCCGGCCAGCGCCGGCGGGATGGTCTGTTCCTGAATCGGCGTGGGCTCTTCAAAGCCCATCTCGTTCAGGGACTTTAGGATCGGCTCGCTGATTCCCAAGCTGATGAATTTGTCCAATCGTTCACCCTCCCATGATGGATGCTGGGTATAGGGTGACTCCGTTGGGGACGGCCTATGACGATCTGTGAAGGAAGATTGAAGGCAAGAATCAATGTATGTGTGAGGATGGTGTCGCCATTGTTTCCGATCGTGACGGCCATGGGCAGCCTGCCTGTGGAGAGTTATGAAGATGCCAAAGCGTTGGTGGCGTCCGGGTGTCCCCAGGCGCCGCACTGCCCGCAGCTTCCCAGGATCTTCCGGGAGGATTTGCTGTTGGAACAGGGGATCGCGCCCTGGGAGCGGGCCGGATTGATCCAGCGGCGTCCTGACGGGCGGCCGATCGTCGACCGCTCGGCCAGCGGCTTTGCCGAGGCCTTGGCGCGGTTTTCCCGCATCTGCGGTGTCGGGGAGTGCGGCGTCGACGAGCCCATCGAGTGGTACAGCAATGACGAGTCTCTGTTTGCCGATCAAAGCCCCACCTATCTTCGCTTCCGCCAAGAATTGCTGGAGCGGGCATGGCCGGGGAAACCGAACTGGGTGAAGGCGCAGTTGGCCGGTCCGCTGACGATCGCCCGTTATGTGACCGATGAGCGGGGGGCGGCCTTGCTGGACGATCCGGAACTGCGGGAACTGGTGGTGGCGTCGGCGGCGCTGCAGGCGGCTTGGCTGGCCAGCGATCTGCGCCGGTTGCCCTGGCCGGTGATGATCTTTATCGACGAGCCGGGGTTGACGGGCATGGGCGGCATCAAAGAGGCCGGCAATACCGGTGCGGAAGAAGACCTCTCCACTGCTCCCGATGACGATTTCATCAGCCGGGCTGTCGGGGCCATGGCCCAGGCGATCGGCCAGACGGGGGCGCTGGCGGGGCTCCACTGCTGCGGCGAGGCGGACTGGTCGCCGATCCTCGGCAGCGGGGTGCACATCGCCAGTTTTGACGCCTGCCGCCATTTCGAGGGGATGCTCCGCCAGGCCGAAGCGGTGGAGCGCTTCTTGAGTCGCGGCGGCCTCCTGGCCTGGGGGATTGTGCCGACGGAGCCTGAGGCGCTGGCGGCGGCAACGGCGGAGGGAATCCTGGGACAGTTGGGCGAGCAGATGGCGGCGTTGGCGAGCCGGGGCGTCTCCGGTGAGGCGTTGCGGCGGCAGATGATCGTCACGCCAGCCTGCGGATACGGGTTGCGAACGGTGGCAGAGGCGGAAAAAGCCTATAACCTGCTCGGGCAGTTGGCTGCCTGGGCCGGAAAAACCGGCGGAAGGGGGATACGGCTGTGAACGGAAAGGAACGCAAAAATATCCGGCCAGGCTGCCGCGTAAAGATCGTCCAAAAGCAGCACCAGCGGACGGGGGAACTGACGACAGGCGTCGTCAAGGACATCCTGACAAAAAGCCCCACCCATCCCCATGGGATCAAGGTGCGGCTGGAGAATGGGATCGTGGGACGGGTGCAAGAGGTCATGGAGTAGGCGAGATGGACGAGGCGAGGGCGGCGGGCGGCCGGACCTTGGAGAGGAAGGCGGATCGGATCAGCGCGCGGGAAGCAGCGAAGGAGGAGTGCGACATGATGACAACACTGCCGATCGAGGCGAGTCTGCCGGCGTTGCGGGAAGCCCTGGCGAATCGGACGAGCGCCGTGCTCGTGGCGCCGCCCGGCGCAGGCAAGACGACGCGGATTCCCCTGGCGTTGCTCGACGCGCCCTGGCTGGCCGGACGGCGTATCGTCATGCTGGAGCCGCGCCGCTTGGCCGCCCGTGCCGCCGCCCGGCACATGGCGGCCACCCTTGGTGAAGCGGTGGGTGAGACGGTGGGGTTTCGGGTCCGGTTGGAGACACGGGTTGGGCCAAGGACGCGCGTCGAGGTGGTCACCGAGGGAGTGCTCACGCGGATGCTGCAGACCGACCCCGCCCTGGAGGGCGTAGGATTGGTCATCTTTGACGAGTTTCATGAGCGGAGCCTGGCGGCCGATCTGGGATTGGCCCTCTGCCAGCAGTCCCAGGAACTGTTGCGGGAGGATCTACGGATCTTAGTCATGTCGGCGACGGTGGATGCCGCGCCGATCGCCGCGCTTCTGGGCGATGGGCCGGTCATCGCCAGTGAGGGACGGCTGTAC contains the following coding sequences:
- a CDS encoding DMT family transporter, with the translated sequence MLGAYALMCAIFGTTFLAIKVGLGAGVQPFFFAGMRFLLAGLAVFAFFRWKAGATLSRQQWQDATYVGVTMTGMLFASLYWGEQYITSGLAALLAATAPLKVSLVEQVQRKGRAGSGNAVFTPAKLFGLVLGLAGVGIAVYPTLQGGTTGTLALIAVIAILLAQGTYAMGAVRSKAALSSGVNPYLFNAAQMIAGGLLLLLLSALFEHGQGQPWNREILGAWVYLTVFGSLIGHGTYYWLVRATNPLFPSTWTYVSPIIAQFVGFWWAGESLTAYTFIGLISVLSGVLLVNWKVLQTLLPSMPARQADTLQRQEQ
- a CDS encoding aminotransferase-like domain-containing protein, whose translation is MKIDLDRSKEPSLREQICAGIAERIRSGLLQPGEQLPSVRQLAQDLGVSLMTAVQAYGLLEKRGLVESVQGRGTFVRERAIATEASGDPFGWQLAIGDYLPRASFWSQSAVRLPPEILDLATASIHHSLLPLPLLEASIQSALKQAPQSLGRYAPFQGDPEFLAVVAGYLQRQGLSLSTHQLIITNGTQQGIDLFARTFLGPNDVLAMEAPAFSGAIDAFRLSHGHIVPVPVDREGIRLEILEDLSLQMRIKAIYVVPTYQNPTGSVMSLQRRKALIDFAVAAGALILEDEPHRELTLADKGTGRLPPPLKALDPDGRVVYLKGFSKFLFPGLRLGVLAADGALYRRLLAAKSIVDLGSPLWLQKALVPFFQNPQLPRYIDRLNSILLQRSRQVADTLSRRLSPAIRWQRPQGGMHLWVTLPPFLDADSLLPEAHRRGIHFLPGSIFYPGEPESNHLRICWTNLADAELPGALECLCDVLNEAVR
- a CDS encoding DEAD/DEAH box helicase, giving the protein MDKFISLGISEPILKSLNEMGFEEPTPIQEQTIPPALAGTDLIGQAQTGTGKTAAFGIPLIENVKNEPDRLQALVLTPTRELCIQVAEELNRIGHKAGVTALPIYGGQDMVRQIRALKKHPPIVVATPGRLMDHMRRKTVRLAEIAMVVLDEADEMLDMGFMEDIETILKETPDTRQTLLFSATMPRPIQSLAERYLKHPQVIRTQTKEVTVPLIEQSYIELQEREKFDVLSRLLDIQSPELAIIFGRTKRRVDELTEALKKRGYPAEGIHGDLTQGKRESVLRQFRSGVVDILVATGVAARGLDISGVTHVYNFDIPQDPEGYVHRIGRTGRAGKAGLALTFVTPREMDHLRTIESVTKRKMIRMTIPTVTEAAAGLQSMAMDKLLRVVEEGKIDAYRSRAEELLDREDSVTLLAAALKLMTKTTKDVEIRLTPEAPLRVRKGFKAPFKSKAGTGYPRQKQRFGGGNFRDGDFRGGQRQSPGGAHRGAYGDAGGRRDKSSGAGTLSKAAGRTTGAAGGGPGSSPGGGRYARGGGRFAGKGGGHFSGRHFAAAPAGGSGIGGQGRGPKVGGKPQHAPPSPPTH
- a CDS encoding uroporphyrinogen decarboxylase/cobalamine-independent methonine synthase family protein, which produces MFPIVTAMGSLPVESYEDAKALVASGCPQAPHCPQLPRIFREDLLLEQGIAPWERAGLIQRRPDGRPIVDRSASGFAEALARFSRICGVGECGVDEPIEWYSNDESLFADQSPTYLRFRQELLERAWPGKPNWVKAQLAGPLTIARYVTDERGAALLDDPELRELVVASAALQAAWLASDLRRLPWPVMIFIDEPGLTGMGGIKEAGNTGAEEDLSTAPDDDFISRAVGAMAQAIGQTGALAGLHCCGEADWSPILGSGVHIASFDACRHFEGMLRQAEAVERFLSRGGLLAWGIVPTEPEALAAATAEGILGQLGEQMAALASRGVSGEALRRQMIVTPACGYGLRTVAEAEKAYNLLGQLAAWAGKTGGRGIRL
- a CDS encoding YwbE family protein yields the protein MNGKERKNIRPGCRVKIVQKQHQRTGELTTGVVKDILTKSPTHPHGIKVRLENGIVGRVQEVME